The Polynucleobacter sp. MWH-UH2A DNA segment CACGATCGCCAACGAATGCTTTGGTATCGCAAGGAGTTTCGGTAACGCGTAATTGACGCTTGAGTAATTGCAAATCCAAGTCCGCGATTTGTTCCTCGGCTAGCGTTAATGCCTTAAATGATGAGATTGGCGACTGACTCATGCAAGCACCTTATCTAAAGCCTTTTTCACCGATTGCCCCATGGCATGAGTCTCTTCTGGGGAAAGAATGTAGGGCGGCATGACATAAATCGTATTTGCAATGGGTCGAATGAGGATGCCTTCAGACAAACTTTGCGCAAACAATTCTCGGGGGAAAGCGTTCGGGTTTTTCAATGACGATAATTTGATATCAAATGCCAATATCATCCCTTGCTGGCGCCAGTGCTCAATGCGTGAGTCAGTCTTTGCCCACTCAAAAGCTGTTGCTAGTGCTTGAGAACGAATTTTATTTTTCTCAAGCACAGTCTCTGATTTAAATATTTCTAAGCAGGCTAGAGCAGCTGCGCAAGCAAGAGGATTTCCAGTGTACGAATGCGAGTGCAGGAAGCCATGTCGAGTTTGATCTTGATAAAACGCTTGGTAAATTTCGTCTGTTGTCATGCACAGTGAAAGTGGGAGATATCCGCCACTGATTCCTTTGGAAAGCGTCAGAAAATCAGGCCAAATCTCAGCATGTTCACAAGCAAAGAATCTACCGCTACGCCCGCATCCTACGGCGATTTCATCGGCAATCATATGTACTTCATATTGATCGCATAAGTCTCTCACTAGACGTAAATATTTCGGTGAATGCATCGCCATCTGACCTGCGCATTGAACTAGTGGCTCAACGATGATTGCAGCAATATTTTCATGTTCTTTAGCAAACAACTCTTTTAGTTTTTGTGCGGCATCATTTGCAACATCTTCAGCGCTCACCCCATTTTTTGCCTTACGTGCGTCAGGTGATGGCGCGGTATAAACATTTTGCAAAAGTGATCCATAGGCCTCACGAAAAATAGCAACATCAGTTACTGCTAATGCGCCAAGTGTCTCTCCGTGATAACCATTTTCAAGACAAACAAATTTTTTCTTGTTTGGTTTCTTATTGTTTTGCCAATAGTGATGACTCATCTTGAGTGCAATCTCAACAGCAGATGCGCCATCCGATGCATAAAAGACATGGCCTAAGTGATGATTGGTGAGGGCGGATAATTTTTCAGAAAGCTCGACGACAGGTTGGTGTGTGAAACCAGCAAGCATTACATGCTCAATTTTTTCGAGTTGCGCATAAATTGCTTGGTTGATGCGAGGGTTGGAGTGCCCAAATAGGTTGGTCCACCAAGAGCTGATGCAATCCAGAAGTGCATTTCCCTGTTCGTCATAAAGCCAAGCCCCTTTCCCTTTGGCGATCGCAATTAGGGGAAAGGATTCATGGTGCTTCATTTGGGTGCAGGGGTGCCATACGGCTGCCAGGCTGCGATCAATCAGGGTGGATTGATTTAGATCAGAAATAACCTTCATATTCGATATTTGACCACTAGTTTTTCCTAATCCCGGCTTCCATCTGTTATGTTTATGCCTGAGATTCACCTACTTTCTGGAATTTACCCATGCTGGACGCGCAAACTGTTGAAAAACCCCTCACTCAGATCAAATCCAAGGCGGATTTGCGAAAGGAGCTTGATGTAGCAGGTGAGTGGACACTAACTCAGGTGGAGTCCTTGTTTGCCCTGCCTTTCAACGAGTTAATGCTTAAAGCCCAGGAGACCCATAAGGCCTACTTTCCTGAGGGTGATGTGGAATTAGCTACTTTGTTGTCAATTAAGACGGGTGGCTGCCCTGAAGACTGTGGATATTGCCCCCAAGCTGCTCGCTATGACACCGACGTCAAAGCCGAAAAGTTAATGGGTTTAGAGGAAGTTTTAGAGGCAGCTAAAGCAGCTAAAGCGGCTGGTTCAAATCGCTTTTGTATGGGTGCGGCGTGGCGCGAGCCTAAAGACCGCGATATTGAAAAAGTGACCGCGATGATTAAAGGTGTCAAAGCATTGGGACTTGAGACTTGCGCCACTTTAGGAATGTTAGAAGCTGATCAAGCACAAGCATTATCAGAAGCAGGCCTTGATTTTTACAATCACAACCTCGATACAAGTGAAGATTTTTATCGTTCTGTCATTTCTACACGTGGATATCAAGATCGTTTAGATACGATTTCAAATGTGCGTTCAGCTGGTATGTCAGTATGTTGTGGTGGCATCGTTGGCATGGGTGAATCACGCGAACAACGCGCTGCATTTTTGACACGCTTAGCGAATTTAAGTCCATATCCAGAATCCGTTCCAATCAATCATTTGGTGCCTGTTGCAGGCACTCCATTAGCAGATCAAAAACCGTTGGATCCATTGGAATTTGTGAGAACGATTGCGGTTGCGCGCATCACAATGCCTAAGGCACGCGTGCGTTTATCAGCAGGTCGCCAAGAGCTCGGTAGGGCTGTTCAGGCGATGTGTTTTTTGGCTGGGGCGAACTCTATTTTTTATGGTGAGCAACTACTCACTACCGGTAATCCCGAGGCGGAACAAGACCGCGCGCTCTTGGCTGAGCTGGGTTTGAAGACAAAGCAAAGCTGCAAAGCAGAGGTTTTGGTCTAGTTATTTTTCTGCCAATGTCGCCCATCGATCGTCTGATTATTGAATTTGATACCGCCTTGCGGTCCGTTGTTGGCGGTGCAAATGCTGGTCGATCAACACCAGATTCTCAATCAACTACAAAACATCCTCTTGATGCTGCTGAGCGTAAGCATGCTGCTGGATTAATGCGCGTAAATCACGTTGGTGAAGTTTGCGCACAAGCGCTTTATCAATCGCAAAAATTAGTTGCACGCGATCCTCAAATCAGAGAAATGCTAGAGCATTCTGCACAAGAAGAAATGGATCATTTAGCGTGGTGTGAAACGCGTCTTAAAGAATTAGATTCACATACAAGTTATCTCAATCCATTTTGGTATGCAGGATCTTTTGCAATAGGCTTGTTAGCTGGTTTAGCTGGTGATAAATGGAGTTTAGGATTTGTTGCTGAAACAGAAAAACAAGTCGAAGCACATCTTGAAAATCATCTTGAAAAATTACCTGCAAAGGATCAGCGCTCGCGAGCAATTGTTGATCAGATGCGCATCGATGAGATTGAGCATGGACAGGCTGCCTTGCATGCTGGCGGAGCAACTCTTCCTGAACCCATTCAGAAAATGATGCAAACAGTCTCCAAGGTGATGACCACCACTGCCTACAAAATCTGATTTGCTTTTTAATTGGATTTAATTTTTAGAATTTTTTTTGATTAATTTATTTAATACTGGACATAAATACAGTAATTTTTAGATTATTAGGCCTTATAGCTAAGATTACGTCTTAAGTATATTTTCTAAGCCATTGTTTCAAGTAGCTATTTTATTGTCATCATTTTATCAACATACGACGCTAAGTGTTTGTAAACATTAGAGAAATTCCTAAAAAAATACCCAAAAACACTTGACCCTATTATGGCGATCCTCTAAAGTGGGAGGAAGTGTGAAAAAGTGGGGTAAATGGTGTTTCAAGGTGCGTCAGCTCTCAATTTGGATGCAAAAGGCCGGATGTCGATCCCGGCAAAGCATCGTGACGCCCTTTTAGTACAAGGCGAGGGGCGCGTTACGCTCACCAAACACCCCGATGGCTGTTTGCTGCTTTTTCCAAGACCAGAATGGGAAAGTTTCCGATCTAGAGTTGCTCAACTTCCGATGGATGCGCATTGGTGGCGTCGTATTTTCTTAGGCAATGCTGCAGAGATTGATCTTGATAGTGCCGGTCGAGTTTTGGTGAGTCCAGAGTTACGTGCTGCAGCGGGAATTGAAAAAGAAGTGATCCTGCTCGGCATGGGTAGTCACTTGGAGTTATGGGATGCAGCAACCTATGCTGCAAAAGAACAGGCGGCGATTGCACAAGGCATGCCTGAAGCACTCAAGCAATTTAATTTTTGATGACGGGGTGCTATGAACATAACTCATCGCCCAGTGTTACTGGCCGAGGCGGTGACGGCGCTGATCAATGGCCCGCTCATTCAAAATCAAAACCCAACAAAAAATATTTTAGTGATCGACGGTACCTTTGGTCGCGGTGGTCACACGCAAGCACTGTTAAAGGAATTGCCAAG contains these protein-coding regions:
- the bioA gene encoding adenosylmethionine--8-amino-7-oxononanoate transaminase, producing MKVISDLNQSTLIDRSLAAVWHPCTQMKHHESFPLIAIAKGKGAWLYDEQGNALLDCISSWWTNLFGHSNPRINQAIYAQLEKIEHVMLAGFTHQPVVELSEKLSALTNHHLGHVFYASDGASAVEIALKMSHHYWQNNKKPNKKKFVCLENGYHGETLGALAVTDVAIFREAYGSLLQNVYTAPSPDARKAKNGVSAEDVANDAAQKLKELFAKEHENIAAIIVEPLVQCAGQMAMHSPKYLRLVRDLCDQYEVHMIADEIAVGCGRSGRFFACEHAEIWPDFLTLSKGISGGYLPLSLCMTTDEIYQAFYQDQTRHGFLHSHSYTGNPLACAAALACLEIFKSETVLEKNKIRSQALATAFEWAKTDSRIEHWRQQGMILAFDIKLSSLKNPNAFPRELFAQSLSEGILIRPIANTIYVMPPYILSPEETHAMGQSVKKALDKVLA
- the bioB gene encoding biotin synthase BioB, with amino-acid sequence MLDAQTVEKPLTQIKSKADLRKELDVAGEWTLTQVESLFALPFNELMLKAQETHKAYFPEGDVELATLLSIKTGGCPEDCGYCPQAARYDTDVKAEKLMGLEEVLEAAKAAKAAGSNRFCMGAAWREPKDRDIEKVTAMIKGVKALGLETCATLGMLEADQAQALSEAGLDFYNHNLDTSEDFYRSVISTRGYQDRLDTISNVRSAGMSVCCGGIVGMGESREQRAAFLTRLANLSPYPESVPINHLVPVAGTPLADQKPLDPLEFVRTIAVARITMPKARVRLSAGRQELGRAVQAMCFLAGANSIFYGEQLLTTGNPEAEQDRALLAELGLKTKQSCKAEVLV
- the coq7 gene encoding 2-polyprenyl-3-methyl-6-methoxy-1,4-benzoquinone monooxygenase, producing the protein MSPIDRLIIEFDTALRSVVGGANAGRSTPDSQSTTKHPLDAAERKHAAGLMRVNHVGEVCAQALYQSQKLVARDPQIREMLEHSAQEEMDHLAWCETRLKELDSHTSYLNPFWYAGSFAIGLLAGLAGDKWSLGFVAETEKQVEAHLENHLEKLPAKDQRSRAIVDQMRIDEIEHGQAALHAGGATLPEPIQKMMQTVSKVMTTTAYKI
- the mraZ gene encoding division/cell wall cluster transcriptional repressor MraZ, with amino-acid sequence MFQGASALNLDAKGRMSIPAKHRDALLVQGEGRVTLTKHPDGCLLLFPRPEWESFRSRVAQLPMDAHWWRRIFLGNAAEIDLDSAGRVLVSPELRAAAGIEKEVILLGMGSHLELWDAATYAAKEQAAIAQGMPEALKQFNF